The proteins below are encoded in one region of Gopherus flavomarginatus isolate rGopFla2 chromosome 12, rGopFla2.mat.asm, whole genome shotgun sequence:
- the LOC127032531 gene encoding olfactory receptor 11A1-like, translating to MHLIEKAKEDNQTIITEFILLGFGNLPELQVLLFLFFLVIYIVTMSGNILIIALVISDQHLHSPMYYFLVNLSCLEPCYISTIQPRLLASLLTGDRTISVSGCFAQFYCFGSLATTECYLLAAMSYDRYVVICKPLHYADLMNGRWCLQLAVRSWISGFLICVIMICFMSQLTFCGLSEIDHFFCEFSPMLKLSCSDTGMITQVSVILTTLDLPCPFLLTVTSYACIIATILRIPSTTGRQKAFSTCSSHLIVVTVFYRTLMTVYLLPKTNTLKALNKVFSVFYTVLTPMLNPLIYSLRNKEVKEALRKVIS from the coding sequence ATGCACCTCATAGAGAAAGCAAAAGAAGACAATCAAACGAtcatcacagaattcatcctcctgggatttgggaatctccctgaactgcaggtccttctcttcctgtttttcctagtgatctacattgtgaccatgtctgggaacatcctcatcaTTGCGCTAGTTATCagtgatcagcaccttcacagcCCCATGTACTACTTCCTGGTGAATTTGTCCTGCCTGGAGCCTTGCTACATCTCAACCATCCAGCCCAGGTTactggccagtctcctgactggagACAGAACCATTTCTGTCAGTGGCTGTTTTGCACAGTTTTATTGCTTTGGTTCTCTGGCAACTACAGAATGTTATCTCCTAGCAGCAATGTCTTATGATCGATATGTAGTGATATGCAAACCCCTGCATTATGCAGACCTGATGAATGGTAGGTGGTGCCTCCAGCTAGCAGTAAGGTCATGGATAAGCGGATTTCTAATTTGTGTAATAATGATATGTTTTATGTCACAATTAACATTCTGTGGCCTTagtgaaattgaccatttcttttgtgagtTTTCTCCAATGCtaaaactctcctgcagtgacaccgGCATGATCACACAGGTTAGTGTAATACTCACCACCCTAGACCTGCCTTGCCCATTTCTATTAACTGTGACATCCTATGCTTGTATCATTGCTACTAtactgagaatcccttccaccactgggaggcaaaaggccttttccacctgctcctctcacctcattgtggttaCAGTTTTCTATAGGACCCTAATGACTGTGTATCTGCTACCAAAAACCAATACACTGAAAGCCCTGAACAAAGTGTTCTCTGTCTtctacacagtcctgactcccatgctcaaccccctcatctacagcctgcgaaacaaagaggtgaaggaggccctgagaaaaGTCATCAGTTAA